A region of the Cytobacillus sp. IB215665 genome:
AAACGAGCAACAAGCGTTAATAAAGCCTGAATTCACATATTTACATGGTTCAGAGGAGATGGCTCTCTTTGATAACATTGGTCCGTTTCTAATCGGTTATTTTGCATTTTTCTTCGTATTCTTAATTGCAGGTGTCTCTTTCTTACGAGAAAGAACGAGTGGTACGTTAGATCGTATATTATCTACACCGCTCAAACGATGGGAAATGGTTATAGGTTACGCTTTAGGATACGGTATATTCACAACCGTTCAAGCGACTATCATTGTGTTCTTCTCGATAGAAATTCTTGATATTATTATGGTTGGATCCATATGGTATGTGTTACTCATTACCTTTCTACTGTCATTAACTGCACTAACTTTAGGAACATTCTTGTCTGCATTTGCTAATAACGAATTACAGATGATCCAATTTATCCCGCTAGTTATTATCCCACAGGTGTTCTTTTCTGGATTATTCCATTTGGAAACAATGGCACCGTGGTTACAGTCATTAAGTGTAATTATGCCGATGACGTATGGTGGGGATGCTATGAGAGACATTATGATCCGTGGTGGAGGCTGGGCTGATATACAAATTGACGTATTCGTCTTGCTTGGATTTTCTTTATTATTTATGGTATTAAATGTA
Encoded here:
- a CDS encoding ABC transporter permease, giving the protein MRIRAMVIRIIRQFLGDKRTIGLMLVAPMFILWLMSLVFDGNEYTPTIGMVDVPDMLLEQLDEENVELLSINLEEAEEKLTEQEIDAFIIMDQNVPHISLEGSDPTVNKAVLLSIQQAFQQLENEQQALIKPEFTYLHGSEEMALFDNIGPFLIGYFAFFFVFLIAGVSFLRERTSGTLDRILSTPLKRWEMVIGYALGYGIFTTVQATIIVFFSIEILDIIMVGSIWYVLLITFLLSLTALTLGTFLSAFANNELQMIQFIPLVIIPQVFFSGLFHLETMAPWLQSLSVIMPMTYGGDAMRDIMIRGGGWADIQIDVFVLLGFSLLFMVLNVVALKKHRRL